Proteins found in one Zea mays cultivar B73 chromosome 1, Zm-B73-REFERENCE-NAM-5.0, whole genome shotgun sequence genomic segment:
- the LOC100285210 gene encoding Kinetochore protein NDC80 homolog gives MRRGGGRRFPKPSLAPSTAAEATPALDASVIRNLDSAFSRRDSDANSLCSSRPASTVGAILNFSDRATQVAALRVVNTFLAPAVTLRGPLPAARDIQAALRLLVDRLHLPRNDATFDDDLIQDLRLLGCPYKVTRSALKAPGTPHSWPVLLSVLHWLTLLCHSQGDDPDAPSGPSDDLLLYITQSYSHFLSGDDAAVETVDEEYASKARMTGEAYVATARALEKEAEELETQVNKLISGPSRREALESEKEAFNADIHKFDAVVNAWKTKFNEREQSFGDLEKELEAKVSDTQRAAAEIQDLLKQVDAQPVNVKDVDRMRREMQAIEDDIANAEKGKTALEDKVWELEAKLVTKLEELERHAEQCNQALKKLKPTVAFQYMIDSKGSSPAEMLGTGYKTVLKPALLAHAEENKRICLSNLENLNDLQKQLQGNAKVLEEERNNISSLQEKNDEIVARLNLLDREIINDDSRFTSEAAQMKDELEKKKNSLISAEKQADDFLKKSEKRLQDVTLKVEEETQAAAKELLELLDSMAEHKEFMETTIAQRRKDLYETADYIASVASKTVITQVPNPAES, from the exons ATGCGGCGCGGCGGCGGTCGCCGGTTCCCCAAGCCCTCCTTGGCGCCCTCCACCGCGGCCGAGGCCACCCCGGCGCTGGACGCCAGCGTCATCCGCAACCTCGACTCCGCCTTCTCCCGCCGCGACTCCGACGCCAACAGCCTCTGCAGCAGCCGTCCCGCTTCTACCGTCGGCGCCATCCTCAACTTCTCCGACCGCGCCACGCAGGTCGCCGCGCTCCGCGTCGTCAACACATTCCTCGCCCCCGCCGTCACGCTCCGGGGGCCTCTGCCCGCCGCGCGCGACATCCAGGCGGCGCTCCGCCTCCTCGTCGACCGTCTCCACTTGCCCCGCAACGACGCCACATTCGATGATGACCTCATCCAGGACCTTCGCCTTCTCGGATGCCCCTACAAGGTCACCCGCTCCGCACTCAAGGCCCCCGGCACCCCGCACTCGTGGCCGGTACTGCTCTCCGTACTCCACTGGCTCACCCTCCTCTGCCACTCCCAAGGAGACGACCCGGATGCCCCGAGCGGCCCATCCGACGATCTCTTGCTCTACATCACCCAGTCGTACTCCCACTTCTTGTCGGGGGACGACGCCGCCGTCGAAACCGTCGACGAGGAGTACGCCTCCAAAGCCCGGATGACCGGTGAGGCGTACGTTGCAACGGCTCGTGCCCTGgagaaggaggctgaggaactggAGACCCAGGTGAATAAGCTCATCTCGGGTCCCTCGCGGCGGGAAGCACTGGAGTCAGAGAAGGAGGCCTTCAATGCTGATATTCACAAGTTCGACGCAGTGGTGAATGCTTGGAAAACTAAGTTCAATGAAAGGGAACAATCGTTTGGGGATTTGGAGAAAGAGTTGGAGGCAAAAGTGTCGGACACCCAGCGCGCTGCTGCTGAAATTCAGGATCTATTGAAACAAGTGGATGCTCAGCCGGTGAATGTGAAGGATGTGGATAGAATGCGTAGGGAGATGCAGGCTATTGAAGATGACATTGCCAACGCCGAGAAGGGGAAAACAGCACTGGAGGATAAGGTCTGGGAACTTGAAGCTAAGCTGGTTACCAAGCTTGAGGAGCTTGAGAGGCATGCTGAGCAGTGCAACCAGGCCCTCAAAAA GTTGAAACCTACTGTTGCTTTTCAGTACATGATAGATTCAAAAGGATCTTCTCCTGCTGAGATGCTAGGTACTGGTTACAAAACAGTACTAAAACCTGCACTTCTGGCTCATGCTGAGGAGAACAAAAGGATCTGTCTCTCAAATCTTGAAAACTTAAATGATCTACAGAAGCAGCTGCAAGGAAATGCTAAGGTTCTAGAGGAGGAAAGGAATAATATTTCCAGTCTCCAGGAAAAAAATGACGAA ATCGTTGCTCGTTTGAATTTACTGGATCGTGAAATTATAAATGATGACTCAAGATTCACATCTGAAGCTGCACAAATGAAAGATGagttggagaaaaagaagaatagTTTGATTTCTGCTGAAAAGCAGGCAGATGATTTTCTTAAG AAATCGGAGAAGAGGCTCCAAGATGTAACACTTAAAGTTGAAGAAGAAACTCAGGCAGCTGCTAAGGAGCTGCTGGAGCTTCTTGATTCCATGGCTGAACATAAAGAGTTCATGGAAACAACaattgctcagaggaggaaggacCTCTATGAAACTGCAGATTATATAGCATCTGTGGCATCCAAGACAGTCATCACCCAAGTACCGAACCCTGCTGAATCCTGA
- the LOC100278133 gene encoding Chaperone protein dnaJ 11, chloroplastic-like, translating to MISAPLRVPAPKAAAGGSFLLGASSVESNPNPKPSRIRCAAATLYEVLGLRAGATGREIKAAYRRLARERHPDVAHAPGAAAEFARLHDAYATLSDPDSRARYDGGGAAPAAAVARRPWSGAVYGRPRRRTWETDQCW from the coding sequence ATGATCTCTGCGCCTCTGCGGGTGCCGGCGCCGAAGGCTGCCGCCGGGGGTTCGTTCCTGCTCGGCGCGTCCTCCGTCGAGTCCAATCCCAATCCCAAGCCCAGCAGGATCCGCTGCGCCGCCGCCACGCTGTACGAGGTCCTGGGCCTGCGCGCCGGCGCGACGGGCCGGGAGATCAAGGCCGCGTACAGGCGCCTGGCGCGGGAGCGGCACCCGGACGTGGCGCACGCGCCCGGGGCCGCCGCCGAGTTCGCCCGCCTGCACGACGCCTACGCCACGCTCTCCGACCCGGACAGCCGCGCGCGCtacgacggcggcggcgccgcGCCCGCGGCGGCGGTGGCGAGGCGCCCCTGGAGCGGCGCCGTCTACGGCCGGCCCCGACGCCGCACATGGGAGACGGACCAGTGCTGGTAG